The DNA region ACCCACCAGACGGTCCACACGTGTGTCGaggatgagacagacagaggaaagccATGAGAACATTATGCTAAAAGTTGGTGGGTCCTAATTCCAAGGAGGAGACggaatgataataattattagtagtattagtaattattaatattattattggaCATATTTTGGAACTGAGTAGTAGAGATCAATAAGCTCCTTTTTGTCAGGCTGCTTGTTTGTGGGTGCAGTGTGCAAGCATGCATGTGAGTATGCCAGTTTGCAtgcacgcctgtgtgtgtgtgtgtgtgtgtgtgtgtgtgtgtgtgtgtgtgtgtgtgtgagtgctacATGTGATCCTGTATCTATATTAGCAGTGTGCATTCTCTGGCGTGAGGCACTTGAGCAAAGTCGAGTCGTAGACTTGCAGCTCTGTGCTAAAAGACTATGGAGCAAGCCGAGGCTACACATAACTTTGTCCATCAGTATAACAGGGCATCTATGCTATATCACTGCCTTCATGCATTAATGGTGTATCATGGTTCATTGTTGGCCAGCGATTGACTCATGTGCATGGActgtgagtgagacagaaacagatttagCGAAGTAGGATATGGGCGAAGGGACTTTCACTTAGAGCCCCTTATCCTTCTCATTGCATTTTTCCTGAGGTGTTACACCTCAGACTCAGAGGTCATGTGAGGTGTTTGTTTATTACTGCCATTCTGTTAATGAAATATTGCAGATACTTCAttctttttcatgttgttaCGATATGTTTCCTTAGTTGTGAAAGGCTGCTTTGAGTCTGGACAGAGTAGCAAGACCTCTCAGATGTGGAAACAGGACGATATCTTGAAGAAGGTGAGGCTGTGCTTTTTAAAAGTCTGGAGGACGTTAGACTCCTCTGTGTTAATTAGCAGGGAGGGAACAGGGTGTGTGGCGTGGAAAGAATTGGAAAGAGAAGGACAGTTTGCAACTACGAAGTCACTGTGGAAGGCACATGAGTGCGCGGCACAGGATGGTAGGGCAGAGAGGATTTTAGCGGTGCAGGAGCATGCTGCTGTGTAGGAGGCGGCGAGGATCTTACAGCCAGCGGCTGGAAGATGATAACGAACAAATTATGCCCAAAGGCCTCACGATAAAACTTTGATATCTGCATATTTGGATGGAATCAACATTAATTTTGCATAATGGATGTCTACAATGACACAGCTAAGTGAGCAAAAACGTTCTGGGTTTCCATTCACATGGAAACTGAATGAGGAACTAAGACTGTACGCTGCCAGATCATGTGAGGATGAActttcttgggggggggggttagaggaGTACAGGATGATAATATACTGTCAATGCATCTGGAGTCCCACATAGGGTTGTTTTCAGCTCCCCTATATGATTTCAATGGCAAAGCACTTTGAGAACATGCTCCCCAGGAGATAAGTAACATGAATTGCGTTGGGTGATGATTGGAGGtgaatggatgtttttttcttttttccttgttAGCCTTTTCTTTGGTTTACTTTGTAGGGCTGGTTTCCCAATCATCAGACATACCCTTGTCAAAGCGAGAGTCAGATTAAACAGGCTTTCCGCAACTTACGACGAGAGGACATTCCGAtccccaaaaaaagaaacattccTGTTCAAGCAAAGTGCAAGTTGACGGGGAGTCTGACCGTTTCAGAGaatttgaacaaataaaaaaagaaaaaagccaatATGAATTGGAAAATGCCTACACACAGAGTTCACTGATCCATGGGTTCTGTTTGATTTCCTTTTACATTGTcaagaaatgaaatattttgtttttacttgaatttttcttcatatttatcTGCATCACCGCCACAGATAGTCACACAGGGCAGCAACGAGCTACAAGAAAGGGTGGTTGTAACATCCAGTATTTGCACATATTCCTCAGAGGGCAATGAGGTTTGCATTTTTCAAGACAGAGCAGAGCCTTTGTTCGAAACCACCTTAACGGATGTGTGTTGCAGTGGTTGGTCAGTTTTCTATGGTGCTGGCTTGTGTAGTTCAGGCCGATTTGTCTGTCAGTGAACACATCTGTCCCCTGTGAGCTTTGCTGCTTCAAATCATTGGCAAGGGGGTTCAACAGCCAGACAGACATCAGCACAGAACAAGAGACagatgattattattgttttgttttgttttaatgggACACATGGCTTTGCCACAGCAAGGTGTCTTTGACTTAATGCTTGAGTTTTTTCGTGACGGTATGTGACTTTGCTGAGTGTATGTTTGTCAGACTGAAGAAAAATGTGGGGATCTGATGTTTTAGTGatgtttttcagcaaaaaaaatggGCAATTTATTTACCAAAACATCCCCGTTTGAATATTTGATGTGACCCCTTCATTTTGCCTCTGTTTGCCTGATGTAAGCTCTCTCCCAAACTTAACGgttgtgatttttctttcctgCAATGTATTGTTGCATGTGTTATATATTGAGACCACCTTTTCAATTTgtgtttgatatattttatgGGGTGACCAGACCCGCAAAAGGGTTTTTCTAAGATTTAGAGATACTGTATTCCAAAgtgaagagaggacagaggaggaggtgtgaagACATCAAGAAAAAAGTGTCAatatttttattgaattattgttgtctttttgcGCTGCTAAAAGCTAtgaatttgtttcatttatacaaaaaaataacattaccTAGTTGTGATGTGTCACTTGAGTGTGCTGCTATTTTATAAACATttgtattataatataattattttactgCTTAAGAGatacattcagaaaaaaacgAAGTAGATGGTGATAGAAGAACATGAAATGAGTATTCGACTGGAAATGTTCTTTgtacagtttgacagtttgctTAGATAGCATGTCtcctttcccccttttttttatctattttgcTCTCCTTCAGTCACATTCTGCATCAGTGGTATTTCCTATACCTCAGGATTactggacaaaataaaacaaacaaatccatcACCTATACCTCTGCAGTTAGGGAGCCTGTAACGGAGGAGAAAGAATACAGTGGGGGTTTTGGGGGGGGAAGCAACGACAAATTAGCATTTTTGTGGATGATTCCCACTGTTTCAGTGGAGAAACAACTTGCTCAGTGAGATGTGAAACAGGAAATATGCAAGGCTCCCACTTGGACTTAACCTGTactggaggggagggggcaacAACAAAAtttttttgggggagggggTTTATTCCGTAGATAGTTCAAGCATGttcatttctgttcatgttgGTGCTACATCTGACTGTgcgagagagggggagaaacagCATTCCTATGATGGCCAAAGTATAGTTCTTGCTTTATACAACCACAGTCACTCTGAATGTCAGTAAGGACGGATTCTGTATGTGAGAAAGATACGTTTTGGTCTGAAATATTGTGTCTGTGCACCATTGTAACTGCCACATAATAATGGGTTGAGCTACACCTGCCATGTCCAACCATAAATATTCTGATATCTGGAAGTTTCAATGGTGCAGATTTCCCTTTGAgttgccccccacccctctaCTATAACTCATATCATGTACCTCAAATGTCTGTTGCACAACCTCTGTTCAATAAACTTCTGCTTTAAAGGGTGTGACACCACATCAGCTCACTATTTCCCACGCCTGCGTTCCTTCTGAGCTCTGTGTCCAGTTGTTTCATAATCAATAGActagtttctgtgtgtgtgtgtgtgtgtgtgtgtgtgtgtgtgtgtgtgtgtgtgtgtgtgtgtgagtgtgagtcaGCAACAATACCGCAGAGCAAAGTTCAGTTCTAAGACATAATCGCTTGAAAGCTACACAAAGCAGTGATGACGAACGTGGGACATGGTGCCCCTGGCCTGAATATTAGGAGCACCAATTATAAACACTCCCACTCTTATGTATTGTCTACTGACTATAGAGAACTACATACATAATCTGTGCAATTAAACTAAAACAGGCTGTTGGCCTGGGAAAGTGGAAAGTGTCAACCTatgccctctagtggctgcATTAATCCAAGCATAGACATCACCATGAACAACAATAtgttgtatatatgtgtgtgtgtgtatgtatatatagatatagatatctatatctatatatataaagtCAAGACATATGCACTTTAAACTATGGAAATTATTGAGTGGTAGATCAGTTATATTATAATTAATCAGTGATCAAGTAATTATTTGATGAAATGTTGGCTTAAACCCCTCCtgtattggaaaaaaaaaacaggtgtttaatatttaatgtaatgtaatatataatggATGTAAAGGAATAAACTTCTGACAGGCAAGACAGTAAAGGCTGAAATAAGATTTAAGTTACTGCAAACAGGTAGCCAGCAGTGACTGGGTAGCATTATACCTGTTAATTGGTCACAGGTTTGCAAAGTATTTCCTAACTtcattcagccaatcagaggacgGGCTGCCTATTAATGAGCATTTATGGGGGTTCAACCTGttatctgggggggggggggcaatgacCTTTCTAAACGTATCTGGGATGTGACAGTAACAACTCCCATGAATTGGGCCACCTATGAAAGTAAAGCAAGCCCTGTGTCTGTTCCTCCCTGCCATGTTTACCGGAGGGGTTCAACTTTCTGTGCGTCGacttcatttcctttcaaggCGCGAGACGCATACTGTACTCGTCTTTAAACAGTTAATATTACTCCGCGTTAACTTCCAGAGCATGAAAGCGTTAACATTTGGACTAACCCTTGTTCGACAGTAAGTGCAGCTGACATTTAATGTTTATGATGAATGTCTTACGTTTAGCACAGTTCTCCGAGGAGTGCTGCATTATGCACGCATAACCCCGTTTACATAAGGCTGCAGGCTACAGTCTCTCTGTGGACCGaactgttagctagttttgaTAAAGTAGGAATACGTTCATGTAACCGGTGGACTTTCTGGTTGACCACCACATTTATTCTGGTCTCTGATAAACACATTGGGAAGTACAACCTccatgttcattttttttgtgtaactGTAACAAGAAATAAGGCACATATGACCCCGTTACGTTCATATATGTGGATAATTGATGTGTGGAAACTGCATTGCACACACCTTCAAGCCTCTTCGTGTAGCACTTTAAAGTATACTGTGTAGTACTTTAAAACTAGTTTGTTACGTGACTTCAGTCTGTAGTCTGCTTTTATTTAGCTTTAGCTTAGATGCTAAGCCTGTCACGTAGTGTGTATTACTGACATGTACAGAGAGCTCGTGGCAGTGTCGTGGCAGTCCTCTATCGGCATACACAGGTTATTGTTATCAAGGACAGCTTCATAAGCAGGGATTCATAAACAGCTGTCCCAGTGCACTTCAAGCCTGGTTCAGTCTGAGGTCTGCAGACGCTGCAGTGCCTCCTGTGGACCACCAGAGGTCAGAGTTAATGAAGAAATGAACTCCTGGTCCATTCCCCCTCAGTATCATGATTATACGAAACTTGACTATATGGTTTAGAAATTTGGATTGATATGATAGTGATTTCAATATGATAATAATTAGCATGTAAAATCCACATTAAATTGGCTATATATAAAATCCACTTTTTCTTATCATAGATTGTTTGTGGGTCACAGGTAGAGCCAATTATACGTActataaataatagaaatagaTAAAACATATCTATTGAATCTGTACACATCAGCACATTAGTGTCAAGAGAAATCATGCAAATAAAACCAGAATCCATAAGACATAGCAGGTGAAGATTTACCTGGCgatcattttgatatttgattaattgattaagtCAATCACttggttcaagcttctcaaacataaggatttgcttgtttttctctttagataattgtaaattaaatatcttcgggttttggactgatggtcaGGCAagacaagcaatttgaagacttAGAGTTATCTTGGGAAAGGCATgtttactgttttctgatgttttgcagACTAAATGATTAGTTAATCAAATTAAAAGgtaattgatgatgaaaataatcattagtcgCATCCCTAGTTGACACTGCCACAGCAACTTCTAATAAAAAGCATAAGGCCCCATGCCAGAAAACATCGGCCATCAAAAACAagcacagcagagcagtgaCTATAGTCCTGCAGTAACAGGAGAACAGATTTGACCATCTGCTCTACTGAAAGGTCCTTAAGGAAAAAATATATCCTGGCGTATATATGATAATAGGCATGAAATCAAATGTATGACAGTTGAACAGTCGCCTCTCTGATCTGTTAATGATATTAGCTCCTTTACTTTGAAATTGATCAATCATTTGTCTCCTGCAGCGGGGAAACACAGTACAACAAAGAAGGCCTGCTACAAGGTAGAGCGTGACTGAAGATATACGTACAAggaaaataagataaaaacaaaaccgtGTGTCTCACTttcatctttccctcctcctccacacaggCCAGGCTATAGATGCACCCTTGTCTGAGATCGGGCTGCAGCAGGCCGAGGCTGCAGGCCGTTACCTGAAGGATGTCAAGTTCAGCAGCGTCTTCGTCAGCAATATGCTGCGGGCCCAGCAGGTACGATGCTTTAGTTTTACAGGAGGAGCAAGCAATGAATCTTTagatggaaaatgaatgaaaacattgcaGGATATGACTTATTTTACTGTCTGATCAgatgaaatagaaatactcTACACTGTATAAATCATTACTATCAACtataaacaaaagtaaagagtataaatcataaaaaaaacaccaaccgATGTCTTCAAATCAAGGAAGTCCCATCTGGGAAAAACTATGAAACTTCCCCTCTTCTCTGTAGAGTGACAACGACAGTACGTCAGTATGTGATGAGATGATTGTGTATTATCTCTTCCAGACTGCTGAAACAATagtcaaacacaacagcagttGTTCTGGTCTACAAATGGCACGGGACCATTTACTTAAAGAGAGAGTGAGTAGCATTTCTTTATGCTTTACAGCAAAAGTATTTTCTTGCAAAAGCATTTACTTAAGATATATTCACTCGTTGATAAATAAACCTGAGTCATCCGGTCcatgaattattattttccaGAGCTTTGGTGTAGCAGAGGGGAGACCGGTGACGGACATGAAAGAGATGGCCAAGGCAGCCGGTCAGTCATTTCCAGGCTTCACCCCCCCAGAGGGGGAGACGCAGGAGCAGGTGAGGCTGGGGTTGTAGGGGTTGTACAAGGAATCTGTGTCTCTCTTATCTCATCATTTATGTgggctttatttatttctctctctctctatctctctctgtcgtcCTATCTGTTTTTTTACCAtttatatctgtctctctctttctgttcttgGAAGCTCATAGTTGTGACATAAAacgttttaaatatttatttacttactgACGTGACGTTTGCATTTGTGCTAACATCGATAATCATACGCTGAAAACTACAACTAAGCTGAATTTGAAATACAGCGTCTTTGCATCGGCATGTTGCATGAAGTTTCATCATTACCTCAGATAATCTTTGGGTTCTTTTCAGTAAGTGTTTACTGTTTTTCAGTTCATTACTGGCAGATAGAATAGAAAATAGATGTGCCGTTTTTGATATTGATCAAtggaaaatgtctcttttcacTTTAATGTCAAAGCGAAAACAGATCTCTACAAAGTGatcttaaaataatatataaaataataatgattaaatacAAAAGCCTCTAGTTTGACAAGGGCCTTGTTTCTGGAAAGGTATATTGCTggtttgtattttaaatgtattgttcaGTGCTTTGGTGAGGACAAATTCCACTCCATTCatctccattgtattggggtggcaGCAGTGGTTTCAAAGGTGGATTTCCCTAAATGTTGGCACATCAAACCAAAACTTTCTGCTTggccaaacacatttttttgtaattttctggGAGTGACCCTTGAATGCTAAGATGATCTTAACCCACAGACGTACAATTGCAAAGATCATCTTAACCTTCAGATGATTTGGGATGGCActtacaataataaaatgaaagctTTATCCATATTTAACTCCAGATATGGATCCGACCTGAATGCCCTGATGCAGTACACACATACTACCACTCGGTGGCAGAAAATAGTCACCTCCTCAGTCGACCACTTGTCTCTGAATGGACGTACACGTGCTACAGTATGTCAGGGCCTCTTTGCATCCACAGGattgtatttcttttgtatCTGCCGAGCAGAATCAGGAGGATCAAAGTACATGCCCGTCCACCGTCAAACAACTGCAGAGTGTTCGTCACTGCCCCTGATTAAAAAGTCACCActtagctttgtgtgtgtgtgtggagcggggggagggggggcatcGGAAGGAAGGATGTTCTATTTCAAAGGTACCTCATCAGGCTTCATCCATTAGGTCTTGGCTTGGACGTTAACTCTGGTCCAACCAGTACGTGACCAGCACATCATGATGATCATGCAGATATACAAAGATAGATTTGACGTAAGCACAGAGCGCCCCAATCAGCATCGGCCACatgcctccctccctgctttcCTAAACGAGTTACAGGTTGAAACTGGAGTTGGCACGTGTGTTTTTGATGGGAAACGTTGTGACTATGTTGTTTTGAATATAAAGACCTTCAGCTTTTATCCTTCACAGTCGCAGGATGTCACATTTCCATGACATATGACCGTGTAGAAAGAAAATGCGAGAGAAGCATGGTGCAGTTTATAACAGATTTTTGCTCTGTTCAGGTGAAGGAGCGGGTCAAACAGTTTTTGGAGAAAATGCTCCAGCAGATTGGGGCCGAACACTGGCACGACAGAGGGGAGGACGAAAGCTCCTCATCCACTCCGCCGGAAACATCCCCTGTGGAGGGAAAGGCAGACGATGGGGTCAGGGGCGTCCCTGTCCACGCTTTGGTTGTCACCCACGGGGCCTACATGTGCGTGGCAGTGCGCTACTTTGTGGAGGAGTTACACTGCTCCTTGCCTCCGGGTTCTGACAAAGCACACATGTTCTCTTTAAGTCCTAACACAGGTGTGTGTCGGTTTATACTGATAGTGACGAAAGAGCACGACAGGTTCAGATTGTCAGGGATCCGCTGTGTGTTCGTCCACAGAGGGGACCACGTTAAACAGTAGGAGGCTTTTTAGAAAAGAGACTCAACACTGAAAGTTTACAATTTGGATCATATTATTTATAGgttctgtatttatttctcatttgGTGCTCAGTCACCTCACAATACTGTTTATTCAAATTTTGAGTTTTTCCTAGTTGTAGAATtatcaaaaaaacaataaacagtggcatcatcttaaaaaaacaatatattcaAATTAATTGAATTCAGAAATCCAGTTTAAAATGACCAAGATAGGGATTAAAAGTTACATATAATGTATcttcattattttattcagtgccctgcaataaaatatattatgttttatattcagGGTTTGAATGCTGTTTCATGTGTTCAGCCGCgtcatttaaattcagtttgtgttgcaggGCAATGTCGTCCTCACTTTGTTACTGACTGGCTGTTCATTACTGTACATGTGGGCAGCTTTGTGCTATAATGAGCCTGTGTTTCTATATTTAGTCCACAGGACTTCGTAGATTTCACGTAGGAGCACAGAGCGGCACTGCTGCAGTGTTGACTTTTTGTAAATCAGTGACTTTTTCATTGTTGTGAATTAACACTTCGGTCAACAAGGACAAATGCATGCCAAGACAGTGCACAGATGCTGCGTGTTGTACTGTTTCtctacttttcactccactctCAGTGTAAAACCAAATTATTTATAGTAGATAAACGTTACTTCTTCAATATCATAATCAAGAGAACTGGATTGTATGACAACACATTGTACAGATTCAGTGGCTGTTGTCAGTGGGATTCTGTAATTGACAGCACTTTATATTGTAGGAATGATGTCTGACTCCACAGTTCAGTGTATTTCTTGAATAAGAAAATGTAGCTGTTACATGTTTCTGTACAATAATCATATCTGTGGAAAGAGATAGGAGATAAAAATCCACATTCAGTCTGTGCTGGTTCTCATTTGTTCATCTTTGCATGATATATATAtctttgattttacattttgatttataaaCATGTCTAGCCTTGAACGTTTTCATCTCAGTCAGCGTGCGTCTTCATTTAGATCATcgtctacatttatttgatatgcATTACTTCATTTGGACATTGTTTGTCCAGGTCCAATATTTGCCAGTTACATAACCAATTGGCTGTGTGCATAATAACCATGTGATTTTTGTGGCCTTTCCTTGGAAAATGATTGGTTGGTGGGCCaaagagtgtttgtttgttgttctaGTAGGTTTAGAGCAGTTGTCATAATGTTTGTGGTCACTTTGAATCTTGAGTGACTCACGTACTTCATGGTACTTTGGTAACTGTGACCTCTTACACTAACTGGTATTATAGACTTGTTTTAATAGACCCCaatgaaaatgagagaggagaagaaaggacaGAGTTCCCAGTTCTTCTTTTTCCTGCAGTTTGCAACGATTTGCTATAAAGGAAGTTACATTTATAAGTGATCATGGAAGCAACGACTCAAGACACAGTCTCTAATGGGTGAATTCCTATTTGTGTCTCAGGTCTTTCCTTCATGCTGTTTCACACTGTCCTCTCATGCAGCCCCccctgaaaatgtttcagataGTTCTGTGGGAAATACTCATACTGTAAGTGTaaagtacagacacacagacgctCAACAGAAGAgttactattttatttttccacatcaGAAATAACACAagatgaaatatataaataataaaacagtaggCTAGGAAGGAAGTCGTTTTAtacatttcaataaataaatacatttccattACTGTGACTATTGGTGTCCGGCACCTGACATAATTTGATCCTGTTTGTGAAAGGCTGCAAATGGCAGATTATTATTAAGTTTATTATTTAAACTTCTATTTTGAAGCAATACTGtatcaacaaaatgtgtgtataaatattcataattaCTTACAgattacacatttttacacatgcaaaacaaacattgcCACATCTGGCTCAGGGTTTAAAATTTAACTGA from Enoplosus armatus isolate fEnoArm2 chromosome 6, fEnoArm2.hap1, whole genome shotgun sequence includes:
- the tigara gene encoding probable fructose-2,6-bisphosphatase TIGAR A, which gives rise to MTNLILLRVNFQSMKALTFGLTLVRHGETQYNKEGLLQGQAIDAPLSEIGLQQAEAAGRYLKDVKFSSVFVSNMLRAQQTAETIVKHNSSCSGLQMARDHLLKERSFGVAEGRPVTDMKEMAKAAGQSFPGFTPPEGETQEQVKERVKQFLEKMLQQIGAEHWHDRGEDESSSSTPPETSPVEGKADDGVRGVPVHALVVTHGAYMCVAVRYFVEELHCSLPPGSDKAHMFSLSPNTGVCRFILIVTKEHDRFRLSGIRCVFVHRGDHVKQ